One Scomber scombrus chromosome 23, fScoSco1.1, whole genome shotgun sequence genomic window, GTATTTTTGAATTTCATCCAGGGtgaggctagctgtttccccccgcttcctgtctttatgctaagctaggctaaccacatTATCTCATATCTGAATacttaacacacaaacatgagatTGATATCTATCTTCTCATCTCACGCTCACCAAGAAAGTGaatgaacatttctttaaagtCTCTCATATCATGTAAGTACAAATATTCCATCAGGGCTGTTTTATGGAAATATTGGACTTATGTGATTTTTTCGTCACTTATAATGATGCACCATGGTTAGTTTCATAAGCCAAAAATTGACACCCATGTCTAATTTTAGTGTCCAGAAAACACATTCATGGATAATGAATTATTACATATGAGTATATCCATATTTCAAAGTAGAATTTTAACTAGTTTCTAAATATGTAACAAACACTTGACCACAGATTGGAATAGTCTATCACTGTTTACTCTTTACTAAAAAATAACACTACAATATGCCTTTTCTACAAAGTTGCTGAGGCAGCAAAAACTAACATGAACATTACCTGAATTAGAAGAGAATAGAATAGTTTGCCATTGGACAGGTAAACAACCAAACTGCTGTACTGCCTGAGTGGAGCTCAAATACAAAGAcacttttaaaaagtcaaatttaaatttaagttaaaattttacacacacacacacaaattcaaacatacatacacagtactTAATACCTACGTATACAGCCGGATGCTGCTTGTGTTGCACTTGTGTAATAGTATATATGTATTGcacatgtataataataataaataagaatattgCTCTTCATTttataggattttttttatgatgccTTGAATTGTCTATGAATTGTAAAGTGATCATTAAGTTGTGAATAAGTGTATGGTGTCACCTTCAGGTGTGGGCGGAATAGAAGCGGAGGCCGTGATGCTGGGTCAGCCAATCAGCATGGTTCTACCTGAGGTGGTTGGATACAAGTTGTACGGGGCTCCAGACAAATTCATAACCTCCACAGACATCGTTCTCACTGTTACAAAGGTATGTGGACTCAGTTCAGTTTTCATGCAGCTGTTACGTACTTTTATCATATGCAGCATCGCTGACGTCACAATCTTCCTCTCAGCACCTCCGTCAGGTGGGTGTAGTGGGGAAGTTCGTGGAGTTTTTCGGCCCGGGTGTGGCTCAGCTATCCATTGCTGACAGAGCCACCATCGCCAACATGTGTCCGGAGTACGGAGCCACGGCAGCTTTCTTCCCTGTGGACAACGTCAGCATTCAGTACCTCGAGCAGACCGGTGAGTGTGAGATTAAATTCATTTCATGTGCTGAACCACAAGTTTGATTTGACATTAAACTTTGTCAACTTCAGAACTATATAATACATCACATTTGGTTTTCCACTATGATTATTTGAAACCAGCCTGCACTTACTAACTTATCAGTGTAGCAACGTGTGGGGCCATATATGCAGAAAAATATTGAAGATAATAGACGTTTTCTTCATACATGGTACCCTGAAGTGAAAAGGATTCTTGATTTCTTAACACACTTCTTTATGCGTTTCCTTCATTTAGTCTCTTTTGTCTTGATTCAGGGCGAGAAGCAGAGAAGCTGTCCTACATTACAAAGTACCTGAAGGCAGTGTCCATGTTCAGAGACTACAATGATGTCTCTCAGGATCCAGATTTCACTCAGGTCAGGCTCAATATCATGATGAAGCTTTAGCAGTGTCAGCACAGAATGTAATGTCACTGAACTACCATCACCGTGTTTCTCTCAGGTTGTAGAGCTGGATCTCAGTCAAGTGGTTCCATGCTGCAGCGGCCCCAAAAGACCTCAGGATAGAATTGCTGTTTCCAACATGAAAGAAGACTTTGAAACATGCCTAGGAGCAAAGGTAAGTGCTACTCCCATCATGAAGCATCACAGGAAACACAGGAGACATCGTGGTCTGTGATACTGGATTCTTGGTGCCGATTTGAGGGAGTGAGATATCAATgcatcaaatatacataaaatacagcttgtatatctttttttttttaaaagcacatatCAAATGGCATAAACACCGATACTGATTAATCTGTGAGAGGCCAATATCGGCTGACTGAAATATAAGTCGGGCTCTAATTAACAAGGTTGAAGATACTCCCTAACCAAGTAACATTAAGGTACCCCCCTCCCACAATGCAACACTCCCcagttttttaaacatgattgcCAGAATAAAATATGGTCACACATTTGggaaaaataatttataaatgATTTTGCCCCTATGTAGAAACATAACTGCCAAAAGTAActgttttaatgtgatttctAGTTGATATAGTTGTTTGCTTCTGATTGAATGACACTAATGATGATTCCAAGCAACCCATTTACACATTACTTTAATAAGACATCACTTAAACTGGAGGGGCAGATTACCCAGACAGGAATTAATGTCTCAATGGATATTTATGAACCTATGGGTTCAACCCAATTTAGTAAATGACTAGTTTAAAACTAGCTAGTAGTTACTAAGAACCTACCTAGTGATTTTATAACTACTAGGATTGAAGATTTAACCTCAAGACTTTCTGGTACAAAATGTCACATACATGATCTTTCTGACTTGCGCTTTACTCAGATACTACTTGAGTTAAATCCTAATCTTGCCAGTtttagatcatttaaaaaaaaaacttcttttatggctgcatgtgtttttaaaaaccATACTTCttttatcaaataaaataagagtttGTATGTAAGGGATCAGATAAAGAAACTCAAACTCAAGCGATACTTGGCCCTATCGGTCAACAATAGTGTTATTTTGATGTTCAGTGTCTATAACTTCACTGATGTTATTGTCAGTGCACTGCTTAACTCACTccacttttgttttgtgttgttttcagcaaGGCTTCAAGGGTTTCCAAGTGGCCCCTGAGCGTCACAGCATCGATGCCCCCTTCCAGTTCAACGGGAAAGAGTACACGTTGAACCACGGCTCGGTGGTCATCGCCGCCATCACCAGCTGCACCAACACCAGCAACCCATCTGTCATGCTAGGAGCCGGTGGGTTGGTTTTTTTCACTTCATAATATTTCTGGAATATCACAGAATGTATGGGGAGGCTGAAGATTTTAATGAAGagaaatgggttttttttctctctcaggacTCCTTGCTAAAAAGGCAATAGAGAACGGCTTGAGCGTGAAGCCTTACATAAAGACCAGCCTGTCGCCCGGCAGTGGAGTGGTCACATATTACCTGAAGGAGAGCGGTGTGATGGAATACCTCTCTCAGCTGGGGTAAGATGTCTTCGGAACAGATGATCCCACACTGGACACTGATATGGAAGGACGGAAGACAAAGATACATGATGTGTTTACAGAAGTTCACAGTTGAGGTGGACAATATGAATAAAACCTATCACCGTATAggttcttttattttgaaatacagATTTATGTCAGGATATAGTACAAGCCGGCACCTTTACTCAGCTGAAGATCATTtctcagttttaaaaaaaaagcatcacttAACAGCAACAGAGTCAAATAGTGTTGCAGCATCAGTTCAGTTTTCTCCAATATGAGCATCAAATATCTCATGAAGAGTAAGGTGAATTAGGCTGCCTCTAAAGACTGTAGAGTTTCGGCCTTTTCAGATAACAAAACGTTGATTACAGCTAGAGATATACAGATATATAGAGATAACATACAGCCAAATCTCTATGATCTTATGGTATATACTGTATCATCATATTGCTTAAACTTACACaaataagtgttattttaagtcctcccagaaaaataaaatactagttGGACTGGTATTTAATGGAGATATATTCCCAACAGAACAGTCAATATCTGCATATGTAGGTAATTAAAAGGAAACGTTAGTACAGAAATGCCACAGATGTgtttgtccaccagagggcGGTGACTGGTTACTTTTCtcaaaaactgcaaaatgtgCACTACATATGACAAtccttaaaaaatataaataaggatCCTTATTACAAAATATGTTAATGCTAAATGAATATTGAACAATGTGTTATCTTCTTGTTACCctaatataaagtgtgtgtcagtgtgtaagGTCTATACATGGAACAGCCAGCTTAAGTCAATATGAAGCTAAAGCTCTAAAGATAACATTCCACCTTTAAAACCATTATTTTGTCTCCTCCTGTTAGCTTTGAGGTTGTTGGCTATGGTTGCATGACGTGTATAGGCAACAGTGGGCCGCTCCCAGAGCCAGTGGTGGAAGCCATAACTCAGGTACCAGTGGTTTATATTAAAGAGGCTCCACTCCTCAATCTATACTGAGCTGTTTTTCCCTCCTCatcttatctttttcttttcccagCATCGCCTGTGCTTACATGAGTATTGTAGACTCTAATGTTGAGCTTTGctttcttttagtttttctgCTCTCATTCCACAAGctaaacattaatacattttaaagcatacTAGTCTTTTTCTATCATGTGAGGTCTTCACAgtgatgtgtgtgcatttcagGGAGATCTAGTTGCTGCGGGAGTTCTGTCAGGAAACAGAAACTTCGAAGGGCGAGTTCACCCAAACACCAGAGCCAACTACCTAGCTTCTCCTCCGCTTGTCATCGCCTACGCAATAGCTGGCACCGTGAGGATCGACTTTGAGAAAGAACCCATTGGTGAGTAactacacagaaaaaaagcagttgAGTACACGATGTGCTGGTGGGCATGCTGTTGGATTGGATACAGTTTGCTTTAGTCATTGGTTTTCAAAATTAAAAGTAGCACAAACACTAGTTATAATGTGATTTGACAAGCTTGACATTCATGATAGCTTCCAGGCTGAGTCTATGAACGTAAGACTGACGTATATGGAGGCAGTACATAAAGATTGATTCTGTTTTACATTAGTTATTTTTAGGTTGGAAAAGAGGCTTTTGTGTGTCGTaggattttttatttagtttcacaGCCAAAACAGTTGTTGAGCTTGAATAAGAACaacatgttttctctttttttttgtcttttatagcTATTAATTCTGAAGGCAAAGAGGTTTTCCTGAGGGATATCTGGCCCACACGGGAGGAGATCCAAGCTGTGGAGAGACAGTTTGTCATTCCCTCAATGTTCAAAGAAGTCTATGCAAAGATTGAGGTAGAGTGCATTGTTAATGCCATAGCTGCTTAAGGACTCACAGCAGTCTGATGTAAATGTGTGATGGAATCTTTTGGTGTTGTTGCAGAAAGTGAACGAACGCTGGAACGCTCTGGTCGCTCCCTCTGATAAGCTGTACACCTGGGACCCCAACTCAACTTACATCAAGTCACCACCATTCTTTGATGGTTTGGTAAATAAACTAATATATAACCATATCTTCTCAGAGATATAGGAATGCAGTTATTGTATGGAAGTTGAGGGCTGCCAATTTTaagaaaagcattttaattaaatagaaAATCCAACttcagtgggtttttttgtaagatgtataaaaacacaaatttaagatttaaaattctattttattgtttttattttttattaaacccTGAAACAATTGGTATATTCCAAAGATAGCAGTAGCATAATAACAATGAAACTGAATGTGAAAGAGACTGTAGTGTGGATTTTTCAGTTGAATTTGTATAACGGCCAGATGTTGGCTCATTTTCAGGGAACATAAAAGGgaattggcttttttttttcatgttcatgtttacaAAAGCAAGATTCTTCCCaggcttttattttctttttttggtaatGAAATCTGTCACGGCCAAACATCAAAACCACTGGGAGGAATCTAACATCTATATTGTACTCTGCACTGCAGTCAGAGGCCACAGGTCACCTGCTCTGGTTGCCAATGTTGTGAAAAAATAAGCAACTTTTTCTGTCTAGCAAGTAAAGATACAGTAGTCTGGTTGCAGTGTTTTGCTTCAGATTAAATGAGTGCATCTGGACTTCCATACTAGAGTAGTGTTGCTACTAATACCTCAATTATTAGTATAACCATTACTATTTTAATGAGTacaattattactattatttctACTGTAACTACTGCTAATACCAATCCAGGATACTCCCCTtgcctccctgcctgtctgggaTTATGATTGGCCTAGAGTCACATGACCATAATAATTaagttgttctatactacaGCGTTTTCAATCAGAATGTTGTCTATCATCTTGCTTTAATTCAGACTATGCAGCTGCAGCCTCCCAAGTCCATAAATGACGCCTACGTCCTGCTGAACTTTGGCGACTCAGTTACCACAGACCACATTTCTCCTGCTGGGAACATTGCTCGAAACAGCTCTGCAGCACGCTACCTGACAAGTAGAGGGTGAGTCCTGACTGCACTGAAGTGTGAGAAGATGGTCTTTCCAAGCCTGCTCAGAAATGTATCCGAAATTATCCTCGGAATCCACAACCAAGACAATATAAAAGCTTACTGTTATGTGTTTTGACAGTTTGACCCCACGTGACTTCAACTCTTACGGCTCCCGTCGAGGTAACGACGCCGTGATGGCCAGAGGGACGTTCGCCAACATCCGCCTCTTTAACAAATTCCTCAACAAGCAGGCGCCGCAAACCATCCACCTGCCAACCGAAGCAGTGGTGAGCACACGCTACATCTTTCTATCTCTTTGTAACACACTGTGGCAATCTTTGATCTCAACTGTGTCAGTTgtctttgtctcattttcataGTAAGTTGTAGGGAAAAGCAACCGCATGGTAAATGGTGTGAATTTGGCCGGTCCCAGATGAACCTTGACAATAATGagtcaataaaatgtctaaaaatagtgaaaaatcaGTAAGTGCTTTAAAATCGATGGCAGCAAAAGCAGTTTCTGACTGAAGGAGACAACGACTCATTCATCGTGTTCATTGTGTTTACTGATCATTGCTGAGAGATCAGACACTTCCACCCTCACAGTAGCTTTTTTTGGCTCCAGCAGCCATGAAGGAAGAACTATATTTAGAcctgtttcctttttaattgaaacacaGCTAAGTGAGGTTCCTGAAATAGTTTCTATGATCCTGGACAAGATACTGCTGTGGAATAAATGTGACTACGCCTACAAACTAGCCAATTGGAATCCAGCATGTCATATGTCATGTCATATGCTCCATCTAATCTTTAAGCACACATCACTGTTTACTCCTTATCTCACCTACATAATGTGAAACATTGTAATAACCTTTCTGTGTtgtggtcttttttttgtccagttGGATGTGTTCGACGCTGCAGATAAATACCTGCAGTCCGGAGTGCCTCTGCTGATTCTGGCAGGGAAGGAGTACGGCTCAGGCAGCTCCAGAGACTGGGCGGCGAAGGGTCCTTTCTTACTGGTGAGGGTCACATGTCCTCAGTCTTCCTTTATTTACCCATCAGCACcatgaaagaaaataacaattCATGCATTATGTTGCTGGGTTTTTGCTATACTGAGCTAGCTTTTTCTGGCGTTTTCAACTGCATATCATGGTGTTCATTAGTCAATAGTTTGCTTATTCGTCATCATATGGTCAAGATATGAAACTTGACCTAAGTAtggacaactgagcaaactcagTCCACTGATGAAGACCGTGAGATTTGACAGAAAACTCTAGAAAAGGCAAATGTCAAGCATGAACATCCACGcttaaatgtttctgtgtcttttttaaatcaggGTATAAAAGCAGTTATAGCCGAGAGCTACGAGCGGATCCACCGCAGTAATCTGGTGGGGATGGGAGTGATCCCTCTGGAGTATCTGTCAGGAGACACCGCTGACAGCTTGGGACTGACCGGCAGGGAGCGCTACACCATCGTTATCCCAGAGAAGCTA contains:
- the aco1 gene encoding cytoplasmic aconitate hydratase, yielding MSETVNNPFQHIVESLDSKVPNQQFYNLTKLGDPRYDRLPFSIRVLLESAVRNCDEFLVKRSDVESILNWKQTQTQTVEVPFRPARVILQDFTGVPAVVDFAAMRDAVMKLGGDPEKINPVCPADLVIDHSIQVDFNRKSDSLQKNQDLEFDRNKERFQFLKWGSKAFRNMRIIPPGSGIVHQVNLEYLARVVFNYDGYFYPDSLVGTDSHTTMIDGLGVLGWGVGGIEAEAVMLGQPISMVLPEVVGYKLYGAPDKFITSTDIVLTVTKHLRQVGVVGKFVEFFGPGVAQLSIADRATIANMCPEYGATAAFFPVDNVSIQYLEQTGREAEKLSYITKYLKAVSMFRDYNDVSQDPDFTQVVELDLSQVVPCCSGPKRPQDRIAVSNMKEDFETCLGAKQGFKGFQVAPERHSIDAPFQFNGKEYTLNHGSVVIAAITSCTNTSNPSVMLGAGLLAKKAIENGLSVKPYIKTSLSPGSGVVTYYLKESGVMEYLSQLGFEVVGYGCMTCIGNSGPLPEPVVEAITQGDLVAAGVLSGNRNFEGRVHPNTRANYLASPPLVIAYAIAGTVRIDFEKEPIAINSEGKEVFLRDIWPTREEIQAVERQFVIPSMFKEVYAKIEKVNERWNALVAPSDKLYTWDPNSTYIKSPPFFDGLTMQLQPPKSINDAYVLLNFGDSVTTDHISPAGNIARNSSAARYLTSRGLTPRDFNSYGSRRGNDAVMARGTFANIRLFNKFLNKQAPQTIHLPTEAVLDVFDAADKYLQSGVPLLILAGKEYGSGSSRDWAAKGPFLLGIKAVIAESYERIHRSNLVGMGVIPLEYLSGDTADSLGLTGRERYTIVIPEKLTPRMIVDVKLDTGKIFQVRMRFDTDVELAYFHHGGILNYMIRKMSEN